A region of Nostoc sp. 'Peltigera membranacea cyanobiont' N6 DNA encodes the following proteins:
- a CDS encoding pyridoxal phosphate-dependent aminotransferase → MKLASRVSQVTPSLTLAIAAKAKALKAEGIDVCSFSAGEPDFDTPAHIKAAAVKALDEGKTKYGAAAGEPKLREAIAHKLKIDNGLDYKSENVIVTNGGKHSLYNLMVALIDPGDEVIIPAPYWLSYPEMVTLVGGVPVIVHTDATTGYKITPEQLRKAIAPKTKLFILNSPSNPTGMVYTPDEIKALAQVVVDADIFVVSDEIYEKILYDGAEHISIGSLGKEIFDRTLISNGFAKAYSMTGWRLGYLAGPVEIIKAASTIQGHSTSNVCTFAQYGAIAALQSSQDCVEEMRQAFAKRRQVMLDRLNAIPGLSTAKPDGAFYLFPDISKTGLKSLEFCDALLGEHQVAVIPGIAFGADDNIRLSYATDMATIEKGMDRLEKFVKSRI, encoded by the coding sequence ATGAAGCTGGCATCAAGAGTAAGTCAGGTAACACCTTCATTAACCTTAGCGATCGCAGCCAAGGCTAAGGCACTGAAGGCAGAAGGAATAGATGTCTGTAGTTTTAGCGCTGGAGAACCAGATTTTGATACCCCAGCGCATATTAAAGCCGCAGCAGTCAAAGCTTTGGATGAAGGCAAAACCAAGTATGGTGCAGCAGCCGGAGAACCAAAGTTAAGGGAAGCGATCGCCCATAAGCTTAAAATTGATAACGGTCTTGATTACAAGTCTGAGAATGTCATTGTCACCAATGGCGGTAAGCATTCTCTGTACAACTTGATGGTGGCGCTAATTGACCCAGGTGATGAGGTAATTATCCCTGCACCCTACTGGCTAAGTTATCCCGAAATGGTGACTTTGGTCGGTGGAGTTCCGGTAATTGTCCATACAGATGCCACAACGGGTTATAAAATTACTCCCGAACAACTCCGTAAAGCGATCGCGCCGAAGACGAAGTTATTTATCCTCAACTCTCCATCTAATCCTACGGGGATGGTTTACACGCCAGATGAAATCAAAGCACTGGCGCAGGTAGTAGTTGATGCAGATATCTTTGTCGTCTCCGATGAGATTTACGAAAAGATTCTCTACGACGGTGCAGAACATATCAGCATCGGTTCTCTTGGGAAGGAAATTTTTGACCGGACTTTGATTAGTAATGGGTTTGCGAAGGCTTATTCCATGACTGGTTGGAGACTTGGTTATTTAGCGGGGCCTGTGGAAATCATTAAAGCAGCGAGTACCATCCAAGGGCATAGTACATCTAACGTGTGTACCTTTGCTCAATATGGTGCGATCGCAGCGCTACAAAGTTCTCAAGATTGTGTCGAAGAAATGCGCCAAGCCTTCGCCAAACGCCGACAGGTAATGCTAGACAGACTTAACGCCATTCCCGGATTGAGTACCGCAAAACCAGATGGCGCGTTTTATCTGTTCCCTGATATCAGCAAAACTGGTCTAAAATCCCTAGAATTTTGTGACGCTTTGTTGGGAGAACATCAAGTTGCAGTCATTCCCGGAATTGCTTTTGGTGCTGATGACAACATTCGCCTTTCCTACGCCACAGATATGGCAACAATTGAAAAGGGAATGGATAGATTAGAGAAATTTGTCAAGTCGCGTATTTAG
- a CDS encoding inorganic phosphate transporter has translation MEYLFLALALSLALGFEFVNGFHDTANAVATVIYTNTLKPNIAVVWSGCWNLIGVLTSSGAVAFGIIALLPVELVLNVGSSAGFAMVFALLISAIMWNLGTWYLGLPASSSHTLIGSIMGVGLANSMLSSGHVFGEGVNWAKAQEVFTSLLVSPIVGFTCAALLLLLAKILIKRPELYRAPDHGKAPPTWVRGLLILTCTGVSFAHGSNDGQKGMGLIMLILVGILPGMFALNIDTNAAAIAQLVATSNSVVPVLQQQAPGTSLNGQNITDELSNFLKPTAQANDKTFAALAAESRIIGDKLAGKTSFKQLSKDELSSLRTDMYLVAGTIGKLDKEKKFTDPKQEEALTSYKTQLDKVTKFIPNWVKFAVAIALGLGTMIGWKRIVVTVGEKIGKDHLTYAQGASAELVAMTTIGAADYFGLPVSTTHVLSSGVAGTMAANHSGLQMDTLRNLLLAWVLTLPVCVLLGSATYAGGLYIVLNILGLK, from the coding sequence ATGGAATACTTATTTCTAGCTTTGGCGCTGAGTCTTGCACTCGGCTTCGAGTTTGTCAATGGTTTTCATGATACTGCAAATGCAGTTGCTACAGTCATCTACACTAACACCCTGAAGCCAAATATCGCCGTTGTTTGGTCAGGCTGCTGGAACCTAATTGGTGTACTGACATCAAGCGGAGCCGTTGCTTTTGGCATTATCGCCCTGCTTCCGGTTGAGTTGGTACTCAATGTTGGCTCAAGTGCAGGCTTCGCAATGGTGTTTGCACTTTTGATTTCAGCGATTATGTGGAACTTAGGAACCTGGTACTTGGGCTTACCTGCATCCAGTTCACACACATTGATTGGCTCAATTATGGGTGTTGGTTTAGCCAATTCAATGTTATCTTCTGGTCATGTCTTTGGCGAGGGCGTGAACTGGGCAAAGGCGCAGGAAGTTTTTACATCGCTACTGGTTTCGCCAATCGTTGGATTTACCTGCGCTGCACTGCTGTTACTGCTGGCAAAGATACTGATCAAAAGACCAGAATTGTATCGTGCGCCAGATCATGGGAAAGCACCGCCAACTTGGGTACGTGGTTTGTTAATCTTGACATGTACTGGTGTGAGCTTCGCCCACGGTTCAAATGATGGTCAAAAAGGTATGGGTTTGATCATGCTCATCTTGGTGGGCATTCTACCAGGGATGTTTGCACTGAATATAGATACCAATGCCGCAGCGATCGCTCAGTTGGTTGCTACATCAAACTCTGTAGTTCCAGTACTGCAACAACAAGCACCTGGAACATCGTTAAATGGCCAAAACATCACAGATGAGCTTTCCAACTTTCTCAAGCCAACCGCCCAAGCTAACGACAAAACCTTTGCAGCCCTTGCTGCCGAGAGTCGGATAATTGGAGATAAGCTTGCTGGTAAGACGAGTTTCAAACAGCTTTCAAAAGATGAGCTTAGTTCACTACGAACCGATATGTATCTAGTTGCTGGAACAATTGGGAAGTTGGACAAGGAGAAAAAATTTACCGATCCTAAACAAGAAGAGGCACTTACCAGCTATAAGACTCAGTTGGATAAAGTAACCAAATTCATTCCCAATTGGGTGAAATTTGCCGTTGCCATTGCACTGGGTCTTGGCACAATGATTGGTTGGAAGCGGATTGTGGTGACAGTGGGTGAAAAGATTGGCAAAGACCACCTTACCTACGCTCAAGGAGCTTCCGCCGAGTTAGTCGCGATGACAACAATTGGTGCTGCCGATTACTTCGGTCTGCCAGTCAGCACCACTCACGTCCTGTCATCGGGTGTAGCAGGTACGATGGCGGCAAATCATTCTGGCTTGCAGATGGACACCCTGAGAAACTTATTACTAGCATGGGTGCTGACACTCCCAGTTTGCGTACTGCTTGGCTCTGCTACATACGCAGGGGGCTTGTACATAGTCTTAAACATTCTCGGTTTGAAGTAA
- a CDS encoding chemotaxis protein CheB, giving the protein MIQMAEDANNHPPQFPNAAFDIVAIAASAGGLTALLKVLSTLPAKFPAAIAIVQHLAPEHRSFMAEILSRRTDITVKQAEEGDCLIPGTAYVAPPNRHLLVNDDGTLSLSQSKLVHFLRPSADLLFESVAATYKERAIAIVLTGTGSDGAMGVEAIKKMGGTVIVQDVETAEFSGMPSAAIQTGNVDFILPLDEISSTLVDLVMGKCN; this is encoded by the coding sequence ATGATTCAGATGGCGGAAGATGCCAACAATCATCCACCTCAGTTTCCTAATGCTGCCTTTGATATTGTAGCGATCGCAGCCTCAGCAGGCGGGCTGACTGCTCTATTGAAAGTACTATCGACTCTACCCGCAAAATTTCCAGCCGCGATCGCCATTGTCCAACATCTTGCTCCAGAGCATCGGTCATTCATGGCAGAAATTCTCAGTCGGCGCACGGATATTACCGTCAAACAGGCAGAGGAGGGAGACTGCCTTATCCCTGGAACGGCTTACGTTGCGCCGCCTAATCGTCACTTATTAGTTAATGATGACGGCACGCTTTCGTTATCACAGTCGAAATTAGTCCATTTTTTACGTCCTTCGGCTGATTTGTTATTTGAATCGGTTGCAGCCACTTACAAAGAAAGAGCGATCGCCATTGTGCTAACTGGAACAGGTAGCGACGGTGCAATGGGAGTAGAAGCAATAAAAAAAATGGGCGGTACTGTCATTGTCCAAGATGTCGAAACCGCCGAGTTTTCTGGGATGCCTTCAGCTGCGATTCAAACTGGTAACGTAGATTTTATTCTCCCCTTAGATGAAATCTCCAGCACCCTGGTGGATTTAGTCATGGGAAAATGTAACTAA
- a CDS encoding ribonuclease T2 family protein → MQLKKFFIASSLLITALFIPNAAIAQNRGTPGKFDFYVLTLSWSPDYCATNGTRDPQQCSSGKKLGFVLHGLWPQYQAGYPANCSTQKLPSEVKRRFPNLFPSDKLYEHEWEKHGTCSGKTPAEYLGLSKKLKDAIAIPAAYNRPNKPLRTTTTNFKNSFVSANNNMTADGIVPFCSGSGRFLQEVFFCYSKNGEPGTCSAEILKRSQKSCGQPDFLVRNVR, encoded by the coding sequence ATGCAATTAAAGAAATTTTTCATCGCATCTTCTTTGTTAATTACTGCTCTTTTTATACCTAATGCTGCCATTGCTCAAAATCGCGGTACTCCGGGTAAATTTGATTTTTATGTACTGACACTCTCGTGGTCGCCGGATTATTGTGCGACAAATGGCACTCGCGATCCACAGCAGTGCAGTTCTGGGAAAAAACTTGGTTTTGTATTACATGGTTTGTGGCCACAATACCAAGCTGGTTATCCTGCTAATTGTTCCACACAAAAATTACCGTCGGAAGTAAAACGACGATTTCCGAATTTGTTTCCCAGTGATAAACTTTACGAGCATGAATGGGAAAAACATGGTACTTGTTCGGGGAAAACCCCTGCGGAATACTTGGGATTGAGTAAAAAGTTAAAAGATGCGATCGCTATTCCGGCAGCTTACAATCGTCCGAATAAACCCTTGCGTACAACAACTACAAATTTTAAAAATTCATTTGTGAGTGCTAATAATAACATGACTGCTGATGGGATAGTACCTTTTTGTTCTGGTTCGGGAAGATTTTTGCAAGAAGTCTTCTTTTGTTATTCTAAAAATGGTGAACCTGGTACTTGTAGCGCCGAGATTTTGAAGCGATCGCAAAAAAGTTGTGGTCAACCAGATTTCTTAGTGAGAAACGTTAGATAA
- a CDS encoding glycosyltransferase produces the protein MKLSLCMIVKNEAATLPKCLSSVRKVVDEMVVLDTGSIDRTPNIAQQLGAKVHHFKWCNDFSVARNAALKYVTGDWILVLDADETLTPAIVPQLREAIATDEYLLINLVRQEVGAEQSPYSLVSRLFRNHPDIRFDRPYHALVDDSVSAILTKEPHWQIGYLPGVALVHTGYQKSAIAQNNKYAKAATAMEGFFATHPDDPYVCSKLGALYVETGKITQGMELLRHGISAAEDNYDILYELHYHLGIAYSRLQKSPQAISHYQAAIKLPIYAILKLGAYNNLGNLLKAAGDFNGAKTAYATTLKIDPTFVFGHYNLAMTFKALGLLTDAIVYYQNAIALNPNYAEAYQNLGVVLLKAGNHQDSLTAFKKAIALHERYNPEEAKRLRQGLQEMQLM, from the coding sequence ATGAAACTCAGTCTGTGCATGATTGTAAAAAACGAAGCAGCAACACTACCGAAATGTCTGAGCAGTGTCAGAAAAGTAGTAGATGAAATGGTAGTCTTGGATACAGGCTCGATCGATCGCACTCCCAACATTGCCCAACAACTTGGTGCCAAAGTCCATCATTTTAAATGGTGCAATGACTTCAGTGTTGCCCGCAATGCAGCTCTCAAATATGTCACTGGAGATTGGATTCTGGTATTAGATGCTGATGAAACTCTGACACCAGCAATTGTACCGCAATTGCGAGAAGCGATCGCAACCGACGAATATCTGCTCATCAACCTCGTCCGCCAGGAAGTTGGTGCTGAACAATCTCCCTATTCTCTGGTTTCGAGGTTATTCCGCAATCATCCAGATATTCGTTTTGACCGTCCTTACCATGCCTTAGTGGATGATAGCGTCTCAGCAATTTTAACCAAAGAACCCCATTGGCAAATAGGTTATTTACCAGGGGTTGCACTTGTACACACAGGATATCAAAAAAGTGCGATCGCTCAAAATAACAAATATGCCAAAGCAGCCACAGCAATGGAAGGGTTTTTTGCTACTCATCCCGATGACCCCTATGTTTGCAGTAAATTAGGGGCATTGTATGTGGAAACTGGGAAAATTACCCAAGGTATGGAATTGCTCAGACATGGAATTAGCGCTGCTGAAGACAACTACGATATTTTATATGAACTCCACTATCATTTAGGCATTGCCTACAGTCGATTGCAAAAATCCCCGCAGGCGATTTCTCACTATCAAGCTGCCATTAAATTGCCAATTTACGCCATCCTCAAATTAGGAGCATACAACAACCTGGGTAACTTACTCAAAGCAGCAGGAGATTTCAACGGTGCGAAAACCGCTTACGCCACAACTTTAAAAATTGACCCGACTTTTGTTTTTGGTCATTATAATTTGGCAATGACATTTAAAGCTTTGGGTTTATTGACAGATGCGATCGTATATTATCAAAATGCGATCGCCCTAAATCCCAACTATGCCGAAGCGTATCAAAATTTAGGCGTAGTGTTGCTGAAAGCTGGCAATCATCAAGATAGTTTAACAGCTTTTAAAAAAGCGATCGCCCTTCACGAAAGATATAATCCCGAAGAGGCGAAGAGACTACGCCAAGGGTTGCAGGAGATGCAGTTAATGTAA
- a CDS encoding CheR family methyltransferase, whose protein sequence is MTSAEKDPEFENLLIYLRQNRGFDFTGYKRSTLMRRVRKRMQSLTIENFEEYLDYLEVDPEEFNYLFNTILINVTAFFRDSSAWQYLAEEILPNLIKNKKTSDQIRIWSAGCASGEEAYTLAMLMTEMLGAENFRQRVKIYATDVDEDALNQARQAVYSAKDIQAVPEELRQKYFEIIGNRYVFRPDLRRSVIFGRHDLLRDAPISRLDLLVSRNTMMYFNSETQGRILARFHFALNDNSYLFLGKAEMLLMHSNLFTPIDLKNRIFSKVSSINIRDRLLVMANSVDDESSSRLSRHLRLRDMGFDTSPIAQIVIDINGTLILVNDQARTLFALSPKDLTRPFQDLEISYRPVELRSLIERAYTERRPVSLTNVERYLSNTETQYLDVLITPLQETDTSFLGVSIAFHDVTRYIRLQDALQRSQQELETTNEELQSTNEELETTNEELQSTNEELETTNEELQSTNEELETMNEELQSTNEELQTINNELSERTTELNRTNIFLVSILKSLQTGIVVIDSSFNISIWNYMVEDLWGLRTDEVLGKSIFSLDIGLPVEQLRSLIRDSLSGKKQFQETILDATNRRGRQIKCYLAITPLLGIEMHGAVLIMADVERVYSMISSQEMEERRQQE, encoded by the coding sequence ATGACTTCCGCAGAAAAAGACCCCGAATTTGAAAATCTACTAATTTATCTCAGACAAAACCGGGGATTTGATTTCACAGGCTACAAGCGCTCGACTTTGATGCGTCGGGTACGCAAGCGGATGCAGTCATTGACTATAGAAAACTTTGAAGAGTATTTAGACTACCTAGAAGTCGATCCAGAAGAATTTAATTATCTTTTTAACACCATCCTAATTAACGTTACCGCTTTTTTTCGAGATTCATCAGCTTGGCAATACCTAGCCGAGGAAATACTGCCTAATCTGATTAAAAATAAAAAAACTTCTGACCAAATACGCATCTGGAGCGCTGGCTGTGCTTCTGGGGAAGAAGCTTATACCTTGGCAATGTTGATGACTGAAATGTTGGGAGCAGAAAATTTTCGCCAACGAGTGAAAATCTACGCCACAGATGTAGATGAAGATGCTCTCAACCAGGCTCGTCAAGCTGTTTATTCAGCAAAAGATATCCAAGCTGTGCCAGAAGAATTACGGCAGAAATACTTTGAGATTATCGGAAATCGCTATGTCTTTCGCCCAGACTTACGCCGCTCAGTAATTTTTGGTCGCCACGATCTGCTTCGGGATGCGCCCATTTCGCGCTTAGATTTGCTGGTGAGTCGCAATACCATGATGTATTTTAATTCTGAGACTCAAGGGCGAATTCTAGCCCGATTTCATTTTGCACTTAATGATAATAGCTATCTATTTTTAGGTAAAGCGGAAATGCTATTGATGCATTCTAATCTGTTTACCCCAATAGACTTAAAAAATCGGATATTTAGTAAAGTATCGTCGATTAATATCCGCGATCGCCTCTTAGTTATGGCAAATTCAGTAGATGACGAATCTAGCAGCCGTTTGTCTCGACACCTGCGACTGCGAGACATGGGTTTCGACACATCACCAATTGCCCAAATAGTCATTGATATCAATGGCACTCTGATACTAGTGAACGATCAGGCGCGGACTTTGTTCGCCCTTTCCCCCAAAGATTTAACTCGTCCCTTCCAGGATCTAGAAATTTCCTATCGACCAGTTGAATTGCGATCGCTAATTGAACGAGCTTATACCGAACGTCGCCCTGTCAGCCTGACAAATGTAGAGCGCTATTTGTCTAACACAGAAACGCAATATCTGGATGTGCTAATTACGCCTTTGCAAGAAACAGATACCAGTTTTTTAGGTGTTAGCATCGCCTTTCATGATGTCACCCGTTATATTAGACTCCAAGATGCCCTGCAACGCTCCCAACAGGAATTAGAAACCACCAATGAAGAACTCCAATCTACCAATGAAGAATTAGAAACCACCAACGAAGAGCTTCAATCTACCAATGAAGAATTAGAAACCACCAACGAAGAACTCCAATCTACTAATGAAGAATTGGAGACAATGAACGAAGAACTCCAATCTACTAATGAAGAATTGCAGACAATTAATAATGAACTGAGCGAGCGCACCACAGAACTCAATCGCACAAATATTTTCCTCGTCTCCATTCTCAAAAGTCTCCAAACGGGAATAGTGGTAATTGACAGCAGCTTTAACATCTCAATTTGGAATTACATGGTAGAGGATTTATGGGGCTTGCGGACTGATGAAGTTCTAGGAAAGTCTATCTTCAGCTTAGATATTGGGCTACCCGTCGAGCAGCTGCGATCGCTCATCCGCGATTCCTTATCTGGTAAAAAACAATTTCAAGAAACGATCCTTGATGCTACCAATCGTCGGGGTAGACAAATAAAATGTTACCTGGCAATTACTCCCCTCCTTGGCATTGAAATGCACGGAGCCGTTTTGATAATGGCAGATGTAGAGAGAGTCTATAGTATGATTTCTAGTCAAGAAATGGAGGAACGGCGGCAGCAAGAATGA
- a CDS encoding proton extrusion protein PcxA, which produces MKKTFAQIANRLRRDLPEYLRSLNNWFFDTPERALLEAQQAAQRIRNIEIEHFEGKKISSESVNYTETVMSYWQVYVDKNLTIIKIRLAEFQLSRGIVNISNSNLLERLNIIDEVLEKYVIKDEVISNSALLSNYQALTIDRSEINKQPDSSNIQRLPSNQNTAFLPGSIGRTLNKIKGDFSPQREEEFVRNYRISKNRTRVALKFLLTLMIIPLLTQILSKQFLVIPILEKTRGENTIQIFLNSDLEKEALHELSSFQKSLRFESLLNHAPELSSEVIREKIKDKAIDIADEFQIKTNSAVGNVFADLISLVSFSIIIVFSKKEIAIVKSFIDNIVYGLSDSAKAFIIILFTDIFVGFHSPDGWEVLLEGFTEHLGFPASRNAIFLFIATFPVILNTIFKYWIFRYLSRLSPSALATLKEMDE; this is translated from the coding sequence ATGAAAAAAACATTCGCCCAAATAGCAAATAGACTTCGCCGCGACCTCCCAGAATACTTGCGATCGCTTAACAATTGGTTTTTCGATACACCAGAAAGGGCACTCTTAGAAGCTCAACAGGCCGCTCAGAGAATTAGAAATATTGAGATAGAACATTTTGAGGGTAAAAAAATATCTTCAGAATCCGTAAATTATACTGAAACGGTGATGTCTTATTGGCAAGTCTACGTTGATAAAAATTTAACTATTATCAAGATTAGACTTGCAGAATTCCAACTTAGTCGGGGAATTGTCAATATTTCTAATTCTAATTTATTAGAAAGATTGAATATTATTGATGAAGTTCTAGAGAAGTATGTTATTAAAGATGAGGTAATTAGTAACAGCGCCTTATTGTCAAATTATCAAGCCCTAACAATCGATCGGAGTGAAATCAATAAACAACCAGACTCATCTAATATTCAACGTCTGCCTTCAAATCAAAACACTGCATTTTTACCTGGGTCTATTGGCAGAACTCTTAATAAAATCAAAGGAGATTTTTCACCACAAAGAGAAGAAGAATTCGTCAGAAATTACCGAATTTCTAAAAATAGAACAAGAGTTGCTCTAAAATTTTTGCTCACTTTAATGATTATCCCCCTTTTAACTCAGATTTTATCTAAACAGTTCTTAGTAATTCCCATATTAGAAAAGACTAGAGGGGAGAACACAATTCAAATATTCCTTAATTCCGATCTCGAAAAAGAAGCACTCCATGAATTATCTAGTTTCCAAAAATCTTTGAGGTTTGAATCTTTATTAAATCATGCACCAGAGCTTTCCTCAGAGGTAATAAGAGAAAAAATAAAGGATAAAGCAATTGACATAGCCGATGAATTCCAAATAAAAACCAATAGTGCTGTTGGCAATGTTTTTGCTGATTTAATATCACTAGTTTCTTTTAGTATAATTATCGTTTTTAGCAAAAAAGAAATTGCGATCGTCAAGTCTTTTATAGATAATATCGTCTATGGACTGAGCGATAGTGCTAAGGCTTTTATAATTATTCTTTTTACAGATATATTTGTAGGATTTCACTCACCAGATGGGTGGGAGGTTCTTCTTGAAGGATTCACAGAACATTTAGGTTTTCCAGCTAGTAGAAATGCAATATTTTTGTTTATTGCGACATTTCCGGTAATTTTAAATACCATATTTAAATACTGGATATTCCGCTATCTGAGTCGCTTATCTCCGTCAGCATTAGCTACATTAAAAGAAATGGACGAGTAA
- a CDS encoding polyphosphate kinase 2 family protein produces MNYDAFIVPPGSKISLKKNYDPAYKTDFDQKADAASKLQTDVERLANYQNILYAQNTYSLLIIFQAMDAAGKDSTIKHVTSGVNPQGFQVFSFKSPSAEELDHDYLWRTTKALPERGRIGIFNRSYYEETLVVRVHPEILKKQQLPYLPNGNKIWKQRFEEINNFEKYLVENGVIVLKFFLNVSKSEQKKRFLERIELPEKNWKFSDSDVKERAFWDDYMKAYEEVFNSTSTKWAPWYIIPADRKWFTRLVVANIICTKLEELNLQYPTVSDEHKQQLLEAKRILEQEDEQINLKDKGKNKEN; encoded by the coding sequence ATGAACTACGATGCTTTCATTGTTCCACCAGGTTCAAAGATTTCTCTGAAAAAAAACTATGACCCAGCTTATAAAACTGATTTCGATCAAAAAGCTGATGCTGCAAGCAAATTGCAAACAGATGTTGAACGATTAGCAAATTACCAAAATATTCTCTATGCTCAAAACACATATTCCTTGCTGATTATTTTTCAGGCAATGGATGCTGCTGGGAAAGATAGCACAATTAAACATGTCACCTCTGGCGTGAACCCGCAAGGATTTCAGGTGTTCAGTTTCAAGAGTCCCAGTGCGGAAGAATTAGACCATGACTACCTGTGGCGAACAACTAAGGCTTTACCCGAAAGAGGTCGAATTGGGATATTCAACCGCTCATATTATGAAGAAACTTTAGTGGTTCGCGTCCATCCAGAAATACTGAAAAAGCAACAACTTCCTTACTTACCTAATGGAAATAAGATATGGAAACAACGTTTTGAAGAAATTAACAATTTTGAAAAATATTTAGTAGAGAATGGTGTAATTGTTTTGAAGTTCTTTCTCAATGTCTCGAAATCAGAGCAGAAAAAACGCTTTTTAGAACGGATTGAATTACCTGAAAAAAATTGGAAGTTTTCAGATAGTGATGTCAAAGAAAGAGCTTTTTGGGATGATTATATGAAAGCTTATGAAGAAGTTTTTAATTCCACGAGTACAAAATGGGCCCCGTGGTATATTATTCCTGCCGATCGCAAATGGTTTACACGCCTGGTAGTCGCTAATATTATCTGCACAAAATTAGAAGAACTAAATCTGCAATACCCAACGGTTAGCGACGAACATAAACAGCAACTTTTGGAGGCGAAACGTATTTTAGAGCAGGAAGATGAACAGATAAATTTAAAAGATAAAGGTAAAAATAAGGAAAATTAG